In Zygosaccharomyces rouxii strain CBS732 chromosome A complete sequence, the genomic window AGGTAAATATATCCTTGTGGGACATAAGGATGGTAGTATCAGTAAGTATGATACTACAAAGAATTACGAATTCTGTGGATCATTACCTTTGCATAAGGGTAACGTAAGTGACATCCAATTTTCACCAGACCGTTCCTATTTTATCACATCTTCAAGAGATTCAAACTCTTATATTGTTGATGTGGATCAATTAcaagttttgaagaagtaTGAGGCTGATTGTCCATTAAACAGTGCTTGCATCACACCTCTAAAAGACTTTGTCATTCTAGGTGGTGGTCAAGCTGCTCGTGATGTTACAACAACTGCCGCTAGAGAGGGTAAATTTGAAGCTCGTTTTTATCATaagatttttgaagaagaagtggGTAGAGTAAGAGGTCACTTTGGTCCATTAAACTGTGTTGCAGTTAATCCTCAGGGAACTTCATATACTTCAGGTGCGGAAGATGGTTTCGTACGTATAcatcattttgaaaagagttaTTACGATTTCAAGTATGAAGTCGAAAAGGCAGCAGAAGCTAAAGAACATATGCTTGCAGCTTAATTTTACTTTTCACTACAATTACTGCAATTACTACTAACTGTATACTACtattaaaagatcaataaCTACAATTTCACCTAAAAAACAATTTCTATTTACGttgatttttcatttgagCTAAACGTTCAGCCTCCTTACGAGCGTCTGCAGCTGCTTGCTTCTGTCTCAAGATATCAGCATCACTTTCCATACGCTTCTTAGGATCACCACCTTTCTTCGAACCCTTAGCGGcttcttgttgtttctTCAAGTTTTTCTGACGTGCTAATTCTCTTTGGTTGCCTCTGGCCATTTTAACCTAATGATCCCTGGAAGTTGTCTGGTACTGTACTCTGCACACCTTATGTAGTGTTTGGTTAAGTTCGAGAGTGTAAATCGTATTGGACATTCGTAGTAAGATGACTGGGTGGcaacaagagaaaattaTGTGCGGGTAATATGTGTGCAATCGTTTAATGCAAGAGGTATGGTATCGCAAGATTAGCCGCCAATAGGAGATCATAGCTCTCTAGAATTGCAATATATTCTGTCTAAAGTTATTGATTTATAGCGCTTAAATTTATTATTGGACTATGTAATCGCTCTGTCGTGaagcattgaaaaatgttgGATAGTAAGAAAGAATATGAAGGAATGGATATTGGTGTTCCTGGCTTAACCGCTATCAATTAGATAATTTAGCTGTTTATATGATTTGAACCGGaataattcaaagaaattgtttAATAAAATATAGTTGTTGAGGTCCTTTGCACCGCAAGTATGAGGAGCCAACTGAAAACTTCTTCAAGAGAACAAAACAATAAAATGATAGAAAATGTAGATTTATCTAGCAATTGAACTCATTACGCTTTTATAGTCTATAAATCTGCctctcaattctttaaagcTATTAGATTGTGATATCGTTCAAGTATATGGGGGATTTTCGAAACTCATGTGATATTAATTTCGGCGGCTATTCATATTCCAAAAGGGcgatatatatatatatacagTAACTCATATAAAATCAGTGCTTGGATTAGCTGCTAtaagttttcaaaaaaaattcatttcttttgacCATAGGCTCTAGTAGCGTATTTACCATCCTTTACAATGACATCCTGAGGGCGGTAGTCGAATTTCTTGGTGAAGTAGCTCTCTAGAATGTTTTTCACACCTTCAGCGTATCTTTGTTGAGCATCCAATGAGGTACCGCTAATATGGACAGTCATAGCGTTGCCAACTTGATCCTTGTTATTCATTGATCTCCATGGATGGTTCTTTGGTGCTGGTTGTACATCCCAGACATCACCACCATAACCAGCTAATTTACCAGATTTAACAGCATCAGCGACATCCTGTGCCACACAGATGGCACCTCTGGCGGTATTTACCAGGTAAGCACCGTCTTTCATGTACGAGATCAATTCCTTGTTGAAAAGACCCTTGGTACCTTCGTGTAATGGCGCATTGATGGTAACAACATCAGATTGAGAAACcatatcttccaatttttcaactctttGCACAATATCACCTCTACCGTTAAGCAATTGACTCACATCGTTCAATCTCTTAATAGCATCAACTGGTAAATCTTGGTAGTCGTAGTACAACAATTTCTTGGGATTAAATGCAACGAGTCTTTCCAAAACTCTGTAACCAATTCTACCTGCACCGACAGTGGAAATAACTTTATCCTCTAAATCATATTCATTCTTGGCTACACCAGCAATATCCCATTCTCCAGTAACAGCTTGATCATGACCACCGTTGTAGTTTCTAATTAGAACCAAAATGGTGGTCAAAACGTGTTCAGCAACTGAAACCACATTAGAACCAGTTACTTCAGCTACAGTGATTTTCCTTTCATTAGCGGCGTCCAAATCAACATGATCGGAACCTACACCAGCGGTAAttgccaatttcaaattgggGGCCTGAGCAATTCTGGATTCAGTAATGTATGCAGGATAAAATGGTgtagtaataacaatcTCTGCATCTGCCAAATGTCTGTCTACTGCTGAAGTTGGTTCAGGATCCTTATCAATGGTGGTCAATAATTGGTAACCATTGGattcaatgaattttctGATGCCCAgttcattttcaatagcACCCAATAGCCTCTCTTGCTCTACTGCGTGTTTACCACCTTCATAAAGAACTAATAAAACTGTACCGTTAGCCATTTTTAATTgttgttttgtttttatctTAATTGTTGTTTTGTCTGTTGTGATTGACTGCTGTGATGAGACACAAGCCAATAGAGTTCTCAACGCAGTTCTGGCAGGAGTTTATATACCAAATAATTTGGAATATGCGTCGCTAGATATTAGCTACTATACCAGTGTTAGGGACATATATGCCGGAAGGCGGTTAGTTCTTTTAGGTATGTAATTTCATCTGAGCGATCCGCTGTCGCCGCTTTCCTAATGGGGACACTCCGACGTTTAATACCAACTGGGAACGAAGCGTCAGAGATATATTCGAGTATCGAGCATTGCCTGTGAAAAGTCGAGTATGCAAGTCAGAAAATAGGAATGCTAATGCATGGAGTTTCCAAGTTTTTTCTTTAGGCAGATAATTGATCATTAGACTTTACCAGGACTAAAAATGTGGAATCAAGCAACAGTAGATATTTGTAGATGGTATACTACAGAACAGAAGGGAGGTGGGTCTATGGATTCAGTTCGAAGACATCAAAGACACGACATATTTCAGTAATACCTTAATATCTTAACGACTCATCTCATTGTTACCTAACCAGAACAAGTTGTGAGATACTAGCACTCTAGAATCGTCCCTCAACAGATCGACAGTTCTCTGAATCTGAATTCGTAACGTTGATACAAGTGAATGAAAACAAGAGCAAGAAGCAACCCAAGAAGCACTAACAGCTGATGAGAGAGAAGTCCTTGGATGTAAACACGTCTGAAAATACATCCCCCTCATACAGCCGTCTTGGAATCTCGATAGAGATCAACCAAACTACCAAATATGCGAGAGCAGGAGAAAATGGGACGTAGTCAATTCAATGGGGAGGTATCGTCCACTAAAAACATCTTTTTCCTTGATTACAAGATTTCACTAATTCCTCTCTGAAAAATAACCTTGTGAAATACAACTAAGGCGTGCAGTCAAAGAATATCGAGAAGTTAAGACTAGTGTGAACGCGATTGACCAAATCCTCGACGGTTGAAGTTACAAGCCCGCGGATAtgttatttt contains:
- the TIF34 gene encoding translation initiation factor eIF3 subunit i (highly similar to uniprot|P40217 Saccharomyces cerevisiae YMR146C TIF34 Subunit of the core complex of translation initiation factor 3(eIF3) which is essential for translation), which produces MRPIMLVGHERPITQVKYNREGDLVFSCSKDNVASVWFSINGERLGTLEGHQGSIWSIDVDQYTQLCTTGSADYSVKVWNVSDGKTVHTWKSPVPVKWVEFSPCGRYVLAILDDVMKYVGSVNIYEIKRDPKTHQVLEFVEEPVARIETHEGLAAAQVAGWSSEGKYILVGHKDGSISKYDTTKNYEFCGSLPLHKGNVSDIQFSPDRSYFITSSRDSNSYIVDVDQLQVLKKYEADCPLNSACITPLKDFVILGGGQAARDVTTTAAREGKFEARFYHKIFEEEVGRVRGHFGPLNCVAVNPQGTSYTSGAEDGFVRIHHFEKSYYDFKYEVEKAAEAKEHMLAA
- a CDS encoding uncharacterized protein (highly similar to uniprot|Q08911 Saccharomyces cerevisiae YOR388C FDH1 NAD()-dependent formate dehydrogenase may protect cells from exogenous formate) encodes the protein MANGTVLLVLYEGGKHAVEQERLLGAIENELGIRKFIESNGYQLLTTIDKDPEPTSAVDRHLADAEIVITTPFYPAYITESRIAQAPNLKLAITAGVGSDHVDLDAANERKITVAEVTGSNVVSVAEHVLTTILVLIRNYNGGHDQAVTGEWDIAGVAKNEYDLEDKVISTVGAGRIGYRVLERLVAFNPKKLLYYDYQDLPVDAIKRLNDVSQLLNGRGDIVQRVEKLEDMVSQSDVVTINAPLHEGTKGLFNKELISYMKDGAYLVNTARGAICVAQDVADAVKSGKLAGYGGDVWDVQPAPKNHPWRSMNNKDQVGNAMTVHISGTSLDAQQRYAEGVKNILESYFTKKFDYRPQDVIVKDGKYATRAYGQKK